The genomic window TCCAGGTAAAGATATAAAGTTGGTCACGTTGACCAGAAGTATTAGAATTAGCACGGACTTCACCCAGCCTCCAGCCACAACTAGCTAAAGATAAGCTAGAAAGCGCTGCCACCCCTTTTAAAAATTGCCGTCTATTAGTCATTAAGTTAGAAGTTATTCATCGACAACTTCTAGATTACGGTATACCTCGTAGCCTCTGGCGTGATTTTCTGGGCTAAATGTATCATTCTTCACACTTACCAAACGCACCCTTCCCTTCTCCTATGGTCGCCCACTACGCGAATGTGCGCTCTGCGAACGGGTAAGATGTGGGGCTTCTGTCGGAGTTAGCTAAAGACTTTATTTTACTTTCGGACTTGGTTAATCTATGAAGGTTATCCTCCCTCAAGGAGATCCCTGCATGGAAGGAGTTTTTGATCATATGGATATCAGTGGGACAACAAACCAGAAGTTTTTGCAGAGAAAATTATGTAGATTTTGACTATATGGCTTAAACTAGTAGGTTGATCATCATATTTCTTATAGCTTCAATCAATAGGCTGTTATGCTCTTCCCAAGAAAGCCAAACAAGTTTGTAGAGAATTGCGGCACAAAGTAGTTAAATATGTTGTTAAACATTTGTAAACTGTTAGCAGCAGAGTAGCCGCGTGTCACATCTTGTTAAGGAATTATTATGAGACAACTTGTTATCGTTGAGCGCGTATGCCTGATTGGTCATATCGTGTCAAAAGCCTTTGGATTGGTAGGGATGCTACTGGTCGTACCTAATGCCGAAATAATTTTAAACTTATCGCAGGTTGGCGAAAGTGCCATACAGTTAAGTATGGCTGGCGGTGGTGTAGTTGATATCATCTTGGGGACAATAGCTGTCTCTATTTATGCCTACCGGACATTGGGATTGGGAACTTGGCTAGCATTTATGCTACCGGCTATGTTTATCTCTTTAGGAAGTGAACTACTGGGAACCAGCACAGGTTTTCCATTTGGTGATTATAGCTACTTGAGTGGCTTGGGTTATAAGATTGGGGGGCTAGTTCCTTTCACAATTCCTTTATCTTGGTTCTATGTTGGGCTGTCGTCTTATTTAATTGCCAGAGCTGGTTTGAAAGTGGCTCAAAAACCCAGTTTGGGACGCCATATTGCTGCTATAGCCGTTGGTGCTTTACTCTTCACTTGCTGGGATTTTGCCCTTGAGCCAGCTATGAGTCAATCTTCTCTGCCCTTCTGGTATTGGGAACAACCAGGAGCTTTCTTTGGGACACCTTACCAGAACTATGCAGGTTGGTTTGGCACTAGCGCCCTGTTTATGAGTGTGGCAGGATTGTTGTGGAGAAATACATCGATTAAATTAGAGCGATCGCAACTCAATCTCCCCTTAGTCGTTTATTTAACTAACTTTGCCTTCGCCGCCGGACTAAGTTTGGCTGCTGGGTTCTCCATCCCTGTATTGCTCGGCTTATTCCTTGGTGTGGCTCCCGCCGTGGCGCTGTGGTTAAGGAGTTCAACCACACCCATTCCAGTTGCTGTTGAATCAGCAAGCAAGGAAGTATCAGTAGCAAAGGTTGAAGTTGCCTTGAAATAGCCTAGAGATTGGGGAGTGGGGAGTCGGGACAAAGGGAATAACCCATGCCCAATACTTCGGCTTCGCTCAGTACAAGTGCCCAATGACGCCACTTGCTCCACTTGGGGAGACCCCTACAGCCCTTCCCTAACGGGACGGGACGCCTTACGGCGAACGGGCATCCTACGGCAGGCGCTAGCCTCTCCCTTTGGGAGAAGACCACAGCGGCTCCCCCATGCCCATTTATTTTGTATAGTCGCAATTTTAATTGTTAAGTATTTTGACAACAGTAGACAACGCTTTGATAGTAGAAAGCGCCATCTCCCTTTTGTTGCTACTTATCCAAGTACCAGCAACGGCGATTCTGTTTTCGCGCCTGCTAAAGGGGCCAAGACGCCTTCCCCCAATAGAACCGCAACAGCCAACGCCGGAGCTTTTGGGTAGGGTTAGCGTCGTTGTTCCCACCCTGAACGAGGCGCTTCGCATTAGCCCTCTGTTGGCTGGTTTAAGTCAACAAAGCTACGAAATTCGGGAAATTATTGTTGTAGACAGCAAGTCTGATGATGGCACCCCCGACTTGGTAAAAGCGACACAGCAGAAAGATCCACGCTTTCGCCTGATCACAGATGACCCCTTACCCTCTGGTTGGGTGGGGCGTCCTTGGGCGTTGCATAACGGTTTTCTATATAGCTCTGAGGCTAGTCAGTGGTTTCTGGGGCTGGATGCTGATATCCAACCGCATCCTGGTTTGGTTGCTGGTTTGGTGAAGACGGCCGAAGCACAAGGCTATGATCTGGTTTCCCTTTCACCCCAGTTTATCCTCAAATATCCAGGAGAGTGCTGGCTACAACCGGCTTTGTTGATGACTTTGCTTTACCGATTTGACCCCGCTGGGATCAATACAGAGCAGCCAGAACGGGTGATGGCAAATGGGCAGTGTTTTTTGTGTCGCCGCTCGGTTTTGGCTGCTGTGGGTGGGTATAGCAGTGCGAGTGCTTCTTTTTGTGATGATGTCACTTTGGCACGAAAGATTGCTGCTCAAGGGTATAAAGTGGGCTTTTTAGATGGTGCAAAGGTGCTAAAGGTACGGATGTATGAAGGGGCGATGGAAACGTGGAAGGAATGGGGGCGGAGTCTCGATCTTAAAGATGCAACTTCTCGTTCGCAGTTGTGGGGAGATTTATGGCTACTCACATCTGTTCAGGGTCTACCCCTTTTAATTGTCCTCACTTTTTTGTTGATTTCTCCGCCACTCGGATACTTGCTACAGACGCGATTAATCGCATCTCCCCCACTCCTCCTGGTGGGACTGAATTTATTCTTGGTGGTGATTCGCTTTGCTATGCTAATTGCGATCGCACCTTCTTACGATCGCAAAAGCGCCAAAGGCAGCTGGTTATTCTGGCTTTCCCCTTTGGCTGATCCATTAGCTGTGTTGCGAATCTTCTTATCTGCGTTCCATACCCCGCGCGAGTGGCGAGGACGCAAATACAGTGCTGAATTATGAGTTATGAATTATGAATTTTCAACTCCTAACTCCTCACTCCTCTTCACCTCCTACTTGATCCCCGCGTTCCAGTTCCCAAAGAATTTGATTTCCTTCACGACGTACCCGTGACACTATCCAGTTTCGCCAGCGCCATTGATCTCCCCGACTGGTAACAGCGCTGGCGTGGACATCCATCAAGTCTGCTAACTCAGAACTGGTGATTAAGTAGCCTTTTTCAGAGATTTCGTCAGCGATACGCAGAGTTTCGACCAAGCTGCGGAGTTGTGAAACCCTCATTTCTGGCGGTTTCTCTTCGGTTGCGGCCGCAATTGGCCCAGTTGATGGTTCCATAAGAGTTATTTCTGGTGCAGAAGTACTGACTTGTTGTCTACTTTGGTTAATTACTCTAGAGTTTTTCTCAGAATCAGCTACTTTTGCTACATTTAGTTCATTTGTAGAAGGTAAAGATTTATAAAAATTTGTCGGAGTTAATTGTTGTAGCGAAGGGATTTTGCCACTAGCATAGGTGCGAGCGATCACATCACAACGTTCGTTACCTATGTTACCAGAATGTCCCCTGACGTGTTGCCATTTTACCTGTTGAGTATTGAGTTGATCGAGAGTTTCCAAAAGGTCTTGGTTTTGGACGGGTTTACCATCTGACTTTTTCCAGCCTTTATTTTTCCAGCCTTTCACCCACTTGGTAACGCAGTTAATCAGGTATTCGCTATCGGTATGAAGGGTGATAGCTTGGGCTTGTTGAGATGTTTGCAGGAATTGTAGGGCTGCGATCGCAGCTTGCATTTCCATTTTATTATTAGTGGTATGAGCAGATGCATCGCCCATTTCGTGGATTGAGCCATCGCTGAAATAGACGACTACTCCCCAACCGCCAGGGCCAGGGTTCCCGGTGCAAGCACCATCGGTGTATATGCTTTGGATTGTGGGTTGGGTGGACATGGTTTAGGATATCGAACTGCAAAAAAGAGGCAGTGCGTTGCTTTGGTTCCCAAAGTTGTAGCGACTGCGGGTTTTTAGGGCGAAAAGGAGACGCAGAACCAGGTATTAAGAGGATTTGTCTAGGGCTGAGACGTTTAGACGACATTGCCTCGACTTGAAAATTGATTCATTCACATTCCCTAACTTCTGTTTTCAATTAACGACCGCATTCTCAAATCTAATTTGTCATCCAGTCAAGCAGTTTTAGATTTTAGATTGCCGATAGCGTAGCGTAAAGCCTGCGGCATGGCAACTCTACGAGAGGCTCTTGCGTTCGCTTAGAGCGAGTCTGCGTACTTTTACGGGGATCTTGCTAGCAAGAGCGTCTCGTAAGAGAGCGTCTTTTGGATTGACCCGGGCCATAAGGGTACGGGGCAAGCCGAATTTTAGATTTTGGATTTGTTCCGCCCACGCTTAGGCGAAGCATGAACCGAAATAATTTTTAATTCTTTAATCTAAAATCCAAAATCTAAAATCTAAAATTGGCATGGTCAATCTCCACCCTTCACACTTATTAATATTTGTCAAGTCTCAACCTCTGCTTTTTCAAAACCCTGATCATTAAAGTGTTTTATAATTGTTAATAAACTTCCCAGTAATGCATAGCTGATCAAAGAGCGGTTGATATTGGTTAAGGTGCGTCTCGTTTTTGTCCGGTCATTCATCCCAGGCTGCCCGAAGTGACAGACGTGGGCTTGTGCCCAATTAAGCTAAGATATTCTGATTATATGAATGTATTTGGGTTGGATAGGCTTTCCGTAGAGTTAAAGTGGTGCTTTGAAGTTATTTATTAATATGTATATCCTGAATAGGGACTTTGAGTTATGAAGGTTAGTTTGCAGCCGGCCTTGAATGATGGTAATTTGGACGCGAATCAACTGAATAGTCAACGTCAGTTGGGAATTTCGATTTCGGCGATCGCAGAAAATCAAGACCGCAATGTGCCACTGAATTTATGCTTAATTCTCGATCATAGTGGTTCCATGAATGGGCGATCGCTAGAAACGGTCAAAAAAGCAGCAAATCGTCTGGTAGATAGACTCAATCCTGGCGATCGCCTCAGTATTGTAGTTTTCGATCACCGTGCCAAAGTCTTAGTACCTAGTCAAAGTGTTGAAAATCCAGAGAAAATCAAACAGCAAATTAACCGCTTATCTGCCGATGGTGGAACTGCGATTGATGAAGGATTGCGCTTGGGGATTGAGGAGTTGGCGAAGGGAAAAAAAGATACTGTTTCCCAAGCTTTCCTATTAACCGACGGGGAAAATGAACACGGTGATAACAATCGCTGTTTGAAATTCGCCCAATTGGCTGCTAGCTATAATTTGACTTTGAACACTTTGGGATTTGGTGACAACTGGAACCAAGATGTTTTAGAAAAAATTGCTGATGCTGGTTTGGGTACTTTATCTTACATTCAAAAACCCGAACAGGCAGTGGATGAGTTTAATCGCCTGTTCAGCCGCATTCAAACAGTAGGATTGACTAACGCTTATTTGCTATTCTCCCTAATGCCTAATGTCAGATTAGCGGAACTCAAACCCGTCGCCCAAGTTTCCCCAGACACAATTGAGTTACCCCTGCAACAAGAAACTGATGGACGTTTCGCTGTACGGTTGGGAGATTTAATGAAAGATGCGGAACGGATGATTTTAGCTAATATTTATTTGGGACAATTGCCAACAGGTGAACAAGCGATCGCTAATGTGCAAGTCCGCTACGATGATCCAGCCGCCAACCAGGTAGGTTTATTTACACCAAATATCCCAGTTTATGCCCATGTAGTCAAAAATTACCAAGCAGACCCGAATCCCCAGGTGCAACAATCTATTTTAGCATTAGCTAAGTATCGCCAAACCCAGCTAGCAGAGACGAAATTACAACAAGGCGATCGCACTGGTGCAGCGACGATGCTACAAACGGCTGCTAAAACCGCGTTGCAAATGGGAGATACTGGTGCAGCAACGGTGTTGCAAACTTCTGCCACCCAGCTACAATCTGGTGGAGATTTATCCGAAAGCGATCGCAAGAAAACCAGGATTGTCTCTAAAACAATTTTGCAAGATACCCCTCCGCAATGAAAGTTAAATTGCTATCGGCGTTAAATGACAATAATGTTGATGTGGCTCAGACAAGTAGCCAACGTCAATTGGCAATGACGATTTTTGCGATCGCTGGTGAGTTTGACCAAAATCTGCCCCTTAACCTCTGCTTGATTTTGGATAGAAGTGGTTCTATGCATGGACAACCGATTAAAACGGTGATCCAGGCGGTGGAAAGATTAATAGATCGGTTGAAAGTTGGCGATCGCATCTCAGTTGTGGCTTTTTCCGGTTCTGCGGAAGTCATTATCCCCAACCAAGTGATCCAAGACCCCGAAAGCATCAAATCTCAAATTAAAAGCAAACTCAGTGCTAGTGGCGGTACAGTCATCGCTGAGGGTTTGGAACTGGGAATTACAGAACTGATGAAGGGCACAAGAGGCGCTGTTTCCCAGGCGTTTCTGCTGACGGATGGGCATGGTGAAAGCGGTTTGCGAATTTGGAAATGGGATATTGGGCGAGATGACAACAAGCGCTGTCTTGCACTTGCACAAAAGGCTGCCAAACTGAACCTAACTATCAACACTTTCGGATTTGGCAATAGCTGGAATCAGGATTTGCTGGAAAAAATTGCCGATGTCGGTGGTGGGACTCTAGCCCATATTGAACGTCCTGAACAAGCCGTGGATCAGTTTAGCCGACTGTTTGGACGGATTCAGTCTATTGGGCTAACTAATGCCTACTTGCTGTTATCTCTAGTGCCCAATGTCCGACTAGCAGAATTGAAACCCATTGCCCAAGTTGCCCCAGACACTATCGAGTTACCAGTGGAAGCGGAAACTGATGGTAGCTTTGCTGTGCGTTTGGGAGATTTGATGCAAGATGTAGAACGGGTAGTTTTGGCTAATATTTATCTGGGACAGTTGCCAGAAGGTAAACAAGCGATCGCGCATCTGCAAATCCGTTATGATGACCCGTTGGTTAACGAACAAGGCTTACTTTCGCCCCTGGTGCCAGTGTATGCAGATGTAGTGCGGGCGTATCAGCCGGCATCCAATCCGCAGGTGCAACAATCTATTTTAGCATTAGCGAAGTATCGTCAAACCCAGTTAGCCGAGGCGAAATTGCAACAAGGCGATCGCACTGGTGCAGCCACGATGCTACAAACAGCAGCTAAAACCGCTTTACAAATAGGAGATAAAGGTGCAGCGACAGTGTTGCAAACTTCTGCCACTCGCTTGCAAGCTGGAGAACAACTGTCAGATGCAGACCTCAAGAAAACTAGAATTGTATCAAAGACCGTTTTACAGGAATAGCCCTTTGATAATTTGTAATTTGTAATTTTTATGCAAACTACTGGTATTCATTATGTAAATATTATATTATTTGCTCTGATTAGGAACGCTCAAAAAATCTAAAACAATAGACATCTCCAGAAATTAATTATGCGTTGCCCAAAATCCTTGGTAGGCACAATTCAGGAATTGTGCCTACGACATTTTCGGATATGTCTAATAAGCATCTTTTCCAATTAAGCTTTATTTAAAGATACAATTAAACCTTAATTGCTTTTAAATCATCTAAATTCTATCCTTAGCTTTACACTAAAATAAATGCGTTCTCTAGCTCTCTGGATGATTTCTGCATCTTCAGCTTTAGACATCGCAATTTCACCCACGTGAATGGTGTCGATACCTGCATCACGTAGCAATGCTGCCGCAGAGAGTGGTAATCCCTGACGGGGCAACAGTTTCATCGCGGTTAGGTAGTTCAATGATGCTATCGTCTAAGTAGGACGATGCAAAAATTAAGGCTTGCTGAATATCTTCCAAAAAATAGCAAAACTCTGCTAGAAGTGCTACAGATAAATGTTTAGTAGCTTGAGAAGTACACATGAAAACTACTGGTATTCATCATGTAGCCATTATTTGTTCCGACTACGATCGCTCCAAAAAATTTTATGTAGAAGTTTTAGGATTTCCGATTATTCAAGAGACTTTTCGCACCGAGAGAAATTCTTATAAATTAGATTTACGAGTTGGACAAAATGCTCAAATAGAGCTATTCTCTTTCCTAAATCCTCCAGAACGGCCTAGTAAACCAGAGGCTTGTGGTTTAAGGCATATTGCTTTTAAAGTTGATGATGTTGAGGAAACTGTTTTTTATTTAAAATCGAAAGGAGTGGAGGTAGAAAATATCAGAGTTGATGAAATTACAAATAAAAAATTTACTTTCTTTAAAGACCCAGACAATTTACCATTAGAAATTTATGAGCGTTAAAATTATTTGAAACCCACAGAGGTGGGTTTTGTCTATATAGCCGCGAATTCCATTCGCCAGGGCAGACGTGTTTTTATAAAAGTGAGATACTCCCAGTTGTTTTGATTATAAGTCAACTTTACTGCATAAAATTTATCTCGTTGTTTGGGGGACAGTAAATACTTCTACCAAAAGAATCGCCAGTTTCTGCATCCATTACTTCCATAATTTTGGCGTTATCAGTGCAAACACTTCTACCTTTAGACATTCTCAACTCACCTTGGACAAAACCAGTCACTATCCACACCATTCGATTGTTAGAAACCGATGATTTGTACAGTCCTGTTTTGGCTGCAAATTCCTCGTATGTTGTAAGTTTTGCTTCTGTTATTTGCATCTTACTAGACTTTTTGATAACACGTTCAATCGTAATCAAGCGACTTGCTGGTAGGTTATTATTTGTAGGGTATATTCGTACTCTTGAGTTAAATGGTATTGGTTGATTGACTTGCTTTTTTGTCTGTACTGGTTTAGCTGTGACTGTCTGCACGAGCAATAAACTAGTGGTGCTAGCAAATACAAAAGCAGATAATGAAGTTATTGTAAAAATATTAACTATAGTGCAAATGCGCTTCATAATACTCAGAATCCTAACAACTTACAACACCAGTTTAATTAATTCCTAATTACGCTTACAAGTAAAAAATTTATTTTCTTTATCAACCCAGATAATTTATTATTAAATATTGATGAAAATTATAATATATAGATGTTTTGATTAAAGAATTTCAGATAAACAGCAAATGAGCGAGCTATTTGGTAAAATTCTCAAATGTTTGACAATATCTGCAAATTTTTAGCTGAAAATTTCTCTAGTGACTTTGCCACTTGGTTATTAGGCGAACCCATTACTTTCACAGAACTAAGTCCAAAAGAATTATCTCTCGAACCCATTCGCGCTGATGCCCTAATTCTGCTACAGTCGGAGCAAAGCATATTACATTTGGAATTTCAAACCCAAGTGGATGCGGAAATTCCTTTTCGGATGATTGACTATCGGTTGCGAGTATATCGCCGTTTTCCAGACAAAGTAATGCATCAAGTTGTAATTTATCTCAAGCAGACAAATTCAACTTTGGTGCAACAAAATACATTTACAATTTCTAGAACACGCCATGAATTTGCAGTTATCAGACTTTGGGAACAACAAACCGAAGTATTTCTGCGAACACCTGGACTTTTACCGTTAGCGGTGCTGAGTAGTACAATTGATCCAGAAGTCATACTTAACGAAGTGGCACGGGAAATTAACAGTATTACAGAATCAAGAACTCAAAGTAATATTGCTGCTTCCACGGCGGTTTTAGCTGGTTTAGTATTAGACAAAGAGGTTATTAGACGAGTTTTGAGGTCAGATATTATGCGCGAGTCAGCAATTTATCAAGATATTTTACAAGAAGGCAAAGCTGAAGGTAGAGCCGAAGGGAAAGCTCAAGGGAAAGCTGAAGGGAAAGCTGAAGGTAGAGCCGAAGGGAAAGCTGAAGGGAAAGCTGAAGCTTTACTTGAAGTGGCAAGCAATCTTTTTAATACTGGTATGCCATTAGAACAGATAGCAAGATTGACAGGGTTATCAATTGAGCAGTTACAGTATTTGCAGGTAACTGAGTCTGGTGAGTCCAAATAAATAATCGGTGCAGGTTGACTGCACCGATTGCACAATTTATATTTAATTGCACCGGACATTTCCCTCACGCCAATGCTGAAGCTTGGGGTTTGGCAAAAATCATTCTTCCTGCTGTAGTTTGTAAAGCACTGGTGACTACCACCCGTAATTCACCACCCACATAACTACTACCTTCTTCAACAACTACCATTGTGCCGTCATCTAGGTAGCCAATGCCTTGACTGGGTTCTTTGCCTTCCTTGAGAATTTTCAAATCCAGGTTGTCACCTGGTAAATAACTGGGACGGACGGCATTGACTAAATCATTCACATTCAAAACAGGTACTTTCTGGACGCTGGCGACTTTAGACAAGTTGTAGTCGTTGGTTAACAATGTACCGCTGATTTCTTGGGCGAAGCGGACTAACTTCGCATCCACTGTGGGAATATCTTCGTAGTCAACTGCATTAATTACGATGCGATCGGGGTAATCTTCCTTAATGCGATTAAGAATCTCTAGTCCTCGCCTTCCCCGTACTCGCTTTTGGTCTTTGCTAGCATCCGCTACTTGTTGGAGTTCTTGCAAGACAAACTGTGGCACGAGAATTTGCCCTTCCAGAAACCCTGTTTCTAGTAACGCTTCAATGCGACCATCGATAATGCAACTGGTGTCTAAAACTTTGGTATTGGCGGGTTTTAGCGTTCCTTCCACAACCATCGATTCAACGGTGTTGGGATTAATGAACCGCAATAAGCCTCGTCCGTGGGTATCTGCCAAATTCATGCCAGTGACAGAGAGGATAATACTACCGACAACTGCTACCAGTGGCTTAATAAATCCAAAATCCGCCGGTATAGGTAGTAAAAATAGTGGGGCTAGCATGAGGTTAGCTAGTAATAGCCCAATCACTAAGCCAATGGCACGAGTTAAGATCACTTCCAGAGGCATTTCTTTGACTTGTGATTCTAGGCGACGATATGTCGTCTGGAAACTCAGCCCGATCGCACCACCAATAATAGCGGCAAAGACGGCGACAACTAAGCGTAAAGCTTCAAGATTTGTTACTTGATCTAGCGTGTCATTGGGTAGCAGTTCAATGCTGTAGAACCCTATTCCCGACGCTGCCAGGATAAATGAGAAAACGATAATGGCGTCAAGCATGGTTGTCTTGTTTTCCTGCAACTGTGTTAACCGATAAACTTAAGTATTTTTTATTTCATCGGTAAGATAAACTCATCAATATTGACTTAGACTAAGGGTTTAGTAGGGCAATATCTGCAATTATTATAACCAAAGGCTTTTATCTTAATATTTTTCATTGTTTCGTTGTAAAACGATAAAAACTTGTATATAAACCACTTATTTTCATTGTCTCTAATTTGCAGTTGGATTAACTTAAAACTTTTCTCAAAATGAGTCAAAAATTTAGTGTTTCTGGAATTGCGAGTTCTGCTTATGTGCATATTCCCTTTTGCAGACGGCGGTGCTTTTATTGTGATTTCCCGGTGTCTGTTGTGGGCGATCGCTTGCGGGGCGAAACATCTGGTACTATCTCCCAATATGTTGAGGTGCTATGTCAAGAAATTGCCATTACACCAGCATTTGGTCAACCCCTGAAGACAATTTTCTTCGGTGGTGGTACTCCTTCGCTGCTATCAATAGAGCAATTACAACGAATAGTCACAGAGCTAGAGAGGCGTTTTGGTATTGCATCTGGGGCAGAAATTTCTATGGAAATAGACCCAGCTACCTTTGATTTAGCACATATAGCAGGCTATCGCAATGTGGGCGTGAACCGAGTAAGTCTAGGTGTACAAGCCTTTCAAGAAGAATTATTGCAAAGGGCGGGGCGATCGCACTCAGTTGAAGATATTTTTGCAGCTGTGGAACTAATCCACCAAGTTGAGGTTCCCGAATTTAGTTTAGACTTAATTTCCGGGTTGCCGCATCAGTCTTTGGATCAATGGCAGGATTCGCTAACAAAAGCGGTGGCGCTTTTACCTACTCACATTTCCATCTATGATCTTACCATCGAACCAGGTACAGCCTTTGGTCGTTACTACAAACCTGGTGATACTCCTTTGCCCACGGATGAAGCCACAGTCAAAATGTACCAGATGGGGCAGCAGATTTTGACTAGCTCAGGTTATGAGCATTATGAAATTTCCAATTATGCCCAACCTGGTCATCAGTGTCGGCATAATCGAGTCTATTGGGAAAACCGCCCTTACTACGGCTTTGGGATGGGTGCGGCGAGTTATGTTGAGGGGAAGCGCTTCACTCGTCCGCGCAAGACTAGGGAATATTACCAGTGGGTACAAGCTGGCGGTGTGATTGATTGTGATCTGACTCCCCCAAAGGAAGTATTGTTAGAGACGTTAATGTTGGGGTTGCGTTTGGCGGAGGGTTTGAGTTTGGTGACGTTGGCACAGGCGTTTGGGGAAGAGAAGGTAGAAGAGATTTGCAAGTGTTTGCGATCGTATTTTGAGACAGGTTGGGTGGAAGTTACAGACGGAAGGTTGCGTTTGATTGATCCCCAAGGATTTTTGTTTTCTAATGTGGTGTTGGCTGAGTTGTTTGAGAAGTTAGGGTGACGAACTGCTTATGCAGAAAAATAAAGTTAGAAAAGCTGTGATTCCGGTAGCTGGTTTTGGTACTCGTTTGTTTCCAGCTACTAAAGTTGTGAAAAAAGAACTTTTCCCGATTATTGATCAAGATGGCAGGGCAAAACCTGTCATTCTTGTAATTATTGAAGAAGCAATCAGTGCTGGAATTGTAGAAGTGGCGATCGTGGTGCAGCCAGATGACAAAGAAATATTTGAAGATTTATTGAAAAACCCACCCAAAAAAGAACTTTTAGATAAACTTTCACCGCAAAATCAAGAATATAGCCGATATCTCGAAGATTTAGGTGGCAGAATTACCATCTTATTGCAAGAGGAGCAATTAGGCTATGGACATGCGGTATTTTGTGCTAAGGATTGGGTGCAAGATGAGCCGTTTTTGCTCATGCTGGGCGACCACATTTACGCATCTGACACTGAAAAATCTTGTGCTAGTCAAGTTTTAGATGTTTACAAACAAGTTAATCAAAGCATTATTGGCTTAACTACAATGCCAGCAGAGATTATTCATAAAGCTGGATGTGTAACAGGAGTTTGGCAAGATATAAACTCGATTCTGGAAGTTACACAACTCTATGAAAAGCCTACTATTGAGTATGCACAACAGCATTTGCGTGTAGAGGAAATGTCAGAAAATGAGTTTTTATGTATATTTGGCTTATATTTACTAACGCCGAAAATTTTTGACTTTCTAGCAGAACACATCAACAAAAATTTCCGAGAACAAGGCGAATTTCAGTTAACATCCTGTCTTGAAGGATTGCGTCAGGAAGAGGGAATGACAGGATATGTTGTTAAAGGCAAGTGTTTTGATACAGGATTGCCAGATGCCTATCGTCAGACAATGATTGATTTTAGAAAATTATAGATTAATTTCAGTTCAATTAGTTTGTCTGGGAGAATCTCACTTTTTAAGATGGCTCAAGCAGACAGTAACCCATTGAAGTAAGTAGAGCGATGAGTAAGCACTTGAGGCACATTGAAACTACACCGTTTAGTTTGCCCCTGGTGACAACTTCCTGTTTTCTTTGTTATTAGGACTGCATAGCCTTAACCGAAGCGTATTGGCTTATAGCGGGGGTGTGTGGAGCGTGGGGTGCAGCACTGAGTGATCACACTCTCCAATGATTATTATCAATGACTAAATACTTTATTCCTTGGAAGTCCTTTGTGTGAATTTGAAAATTAAACTAAATCAATCACAAAACTACCTCAAAACTATTAGTAGTTAGAGCCGGAAAGGAGGTAGCAC from Nostoc sp. UHCC 0926 includes these protein-coding regions:
- the gloA2 gene encoding SMU1112c/YaeR family gloxylase I-like metalloprotein, whose amino-acid sequence is MKTTGIHHVAIICSDYDRSKKFYVEVLGFPIIQETFRTERNSYKLDLRVGQNAQIELFSFLNPPERPSKPEACGLRHIAFKVDDVEETVFYLKSKGVEVENIRVDEITNKKFTFFKDPDNLPLEIYER
- a CDS encoding Rpn family recombination-promoting nuclease/putative transposase, which codes for MFDNICKFLAENFSSDFATWLLGEPITFTELSPKELSLEPIRADALILLQSEQSILHLEFQTQVDAEIPFRMIDYRLRVYRRFPDKVMHQVVIYLKQTNSTLVQQNTFTISRTRHEFAVIRLWEQQTEVFLRTPGLLPLAVLSSTIDPEVILNEVAREINSITESRTQSNIAASTAVLAGLVLDKEVIRRVLRSDIMRESAIYQDILQEGKAEGRAEGKAQGKAEGKAEGRAEGKAEGKAEALLEVASNLFNTGMPLEQIARLTGLSIEQLQYLQVTESGESK
- a CDS encoding PIN/TRAM domain-containing protein translates to MLDAIIVFSFILAASGIGFYSIELLPNDTLDQVTNLEALRLVVAVFAAIIGGAIGLSFQTTYRRLESQVKEMPLEVILTRAIGLVIGLLLANLMLAPLFLLPIPADFGFIKPLVAVVGSIILSVTGMNLADTHGRGLLRFINPNTVESMVVEGTLKPANTKVLDTSCIIDGRIEALLETGFLEGQILVPQFVLQELQQVADASKDQKRVRGRRGLEILNRIKEDYPDRIVINAVDYEDIPTVDAKLVRFAQEISGTLLTNDYNLSKVASVQKVPVLNVNDLVNAVRPSYLPGDNLDLKILKEGKEPSQGIGYLDDGTMVVVEEGSSYVGGELRVVVTSALQTTAGRMIFAKPQASALA
- the hemW gene encoding radical SAM family heme chaperone HemW, which codes for MSQKFSVSGIASSAYVHIPFCRRRCFYCDFPVSVVGDRLRGETSGTISQYVEVLCQEIAITPAFGQPLKTIFFGGGTPSLLSIEQLQRIVTELERRFGIASGAEISMEIDPATFDLAHIAGYRNVGVNRVSLGVQAFQEELLQRAGRSHSVEDIFAAVELIHQVEVPEFSLDLISGLPHQSLDQWQDSLTKAVALLPTHISIYDLTIEPGTAFGRYYKPGDTPLPTDEATVKMYQMGQQILTSSGYEHYEISNYAQPGHQCRHNRVYWENRPYYGFGMGAASYVEGKRFTRPRKTREYYQWVQAGGVIDCDLTPPKEVLLETLMLGLRLAEGLSLVTLAQAFGEEKVEEICKCLRSYFETGWVEVTDGRLRLIDPQGFLFSNVVLAELFEKLG
- a CDS encoding UTP--glucose-1-phosphate uridylyltransferase, coding for MQKNKVRKAVIPVAGFGTRLFPATKVVKKELFPIIDQDGRAKPVILVIIEEAISAGIVEVAIVVQPDDKEIFEDLLKNPPKKELLDKLSPQNQEYSRYLEDLGGRITILLQEEQLGYGHAVFCAKDWVQDEPFLLMLGDHIYASDTEKSCASQVLDVYKQVNQSIIGLTTMPAEIIHKAGCVTGVWQDINSILEVTQLYEKPTIEYAQQHLRVEEMSENEFLCIFGLYLLTPKIFDFLAEHINKNFREQGEFQLTSCLEGLRQEEGMTGYVVKGKCFDTGLPDAYRQTMIDFRKL